A DNA window from Ornithinimicrobium humiphilum contains the following coding sequences:
- a CDS encoding histone-like nucleoid-structuring protein Lsr2, which produces MAQKVQTILVSDLSGKDLGEDGQTVKFGFLGADYEIDLSQQEADEFANVLEKYTDAARRVGGRRQSGGSRGSAPTDREQLRKMREWAKENGYKVSSRGRIAQEIQDAYHAAN; this is translated from the coding sequence GTGGCGCAGAAGGTGCAGACCATCCTTGTCTCGGACCTGAGTGGCAAGGACTTGGGCGAGGACGGGCAGACCGTGAAGTTCGGCTTCCTCGGCGCGGACTACGAGATTGACCTCTCGCAGCAGGAGGCGGACGAGTTCGCCAACGTCCTCGAGAAGTACACCGACGCCGCCCGCCGTGTCGGTGGCCGTCGCCAGTCTGGGGGCAGCCGCGGCAGCGCCCCGACCGACCGTGAGCAGCTTCGCAAGATGCGAGAGTGGGCGAAGGAGAACGGCTACAAGGTGTCAAGCCGCGGACGCATCGCCCAAGAAATTCAGGACGCGTACCACGCGGCGAACTGA
- a CDS encoding queuosine salvage family protein has protein sequence MSAAVITRAAMAAAVDEIVAGAQHVSINEERLQSLAQSVQDYFRHRPVSDLDGNAVNPAEAPVVNDRDTLQYFLMRRAQSFVIWRWTGQTQPAVEAFDCQVNGVLYTGERAVNACIMRAVNEGVPLLDPSYLSSMTMADVEHVYRDERGGPPTYQLLDRRLAKFREVGQVLSDRYDGHMANLLEAADGQLFRSDGNGSIQALVREFPQCYGDYPFAKLAVTLMTALYNRRDLDIPTTNEYMRLTRIDDPENLFGPTDYYIPMFLMRWGVFDLSDEFNAHLAERTLIDQDSDIEREFRACTLHVFDRVRELAGVSMAELDIEFWYQGAFRCRPCSPADPDPVPCPHRSGCLAWNQDRRRMDLGWPLVYTPFY, from the coding sequence ATGAGTGCGGCAGTGATCACGCGAGCGGCCATGGCCGCTGCTGTAGACGAGATCGTGGCTGGTGCGCAGCACGTGTCCATCAATGAGGAGAGACTGCAGTCGTTGGCGCAGAGCGTCCAGGACTACTTTCGTCATCGGCCCGTGTCCGACCTGGACGGCAACGCCGTCAACCCGGCCGAGGCGCCCGTGGTCAACGACCGGGACACCTTGCAGTACTTCCTCATGCGTCGGGCCCAGAGTTTCGTGATCTGGCGCTGGACCGGCCAGACGCAGCCGGCGGTGGAGGCGTTTGACTGCCAGGTCAACGGCGTGCTCTACACCGGCGAACGTGCGGTCAACGCTTGCATCATGCGGGCGGTGAACGAGGGCGTGCCGCTGCTCGACCCGAGCTACCTCAGCTCCATGACGATGGCGGACGTCGAGCACGTCTACCGGGACGAGCGAGGCGGCCCGCCGACCTACCAACTGCTGGACCGCCGACTAGCCAAGTTCAGAGAGGTAGGCCAGGTTCTGTCCGACCGCTACGACGGTCATATGGCCAACCTGCTCGAAGCAGCCGACGGTCAACTCTTTCGGTCAGACGGCAACGGCTCGATCCAGGCCCTCGTCCGGGAGTTCCCGCAGTGCTACGGCGACTACCCGTTCGCCAAGCTCGCCGTCACCTTGATGACGGCGTTGTACAACCGCCGCGACCTCGACATTCCGACGACGAATGAGTACATGCGGCTGACCCGGATCGACGACCCGGAGAACCTCTTCGGTCCAACCGACTACTACATCCCCATGTTCCTCATGCGCTGGGGCGTATTCGACCTCAGCGATGAGTTCAACGCCCATCTCGCCGAGCGCACGCTGATCGACCAGGACTCCGACATCGAACGCGAGTTCCGAGCCTGCACACTGCACGTCTTCGATCGGGTGCGCGAGCTTGCCGGTGTCTCGATGGCTGAGCTTGACATCGAGTTCTGGTACCAGGGCGCATTCCGGTGCCGGCCCTGCTCGCCGGCCGACCCTGACCCCGTGCCTTGCCCTCACCGGTCCGGTTGCCTCGCGTGGAACCAGGACCGGCGACGCATGGACCTGGGCTGGCCGCTGGTCTACACGCCCTTCTACTAG
- a CDS encoding tyrosine-type recombinase/integrase: MGNLRFKEPDKPLPRGIVRVRDRYRVRMDYEGKTHSLGMFDTITDAKAALSIAKADAARGIFVPPAERRAAKRANDEKDEAQAVTLKEWSEVWLARLEANPERSRATVLSYRSVMKNHVWPELGDVRLQDLTTQQVADHLGLLASRPSKRHPHARVNGVTPNVVIALRSCLNAAVKANAGGLQSFTFPEAPKHRRVRPEDEHGDVATPEEVRAMTEAMPVRLRIAVPLAAWCALRLGEILGLERRDLEHLDEPERAVLHVRRQFNVKANTLTPPKADSARTIAIPAALLPALRQHLDAYTPAARTGPVLAGPTGQRISQTTLDRHWRAAREEAGRPGFHFHNLRHTGLSAYAVQGATLAELLHRGGHTDVTVALRYQHATAARDRALTERLSREIAL; encoded by the coding sequence ATGGGTAACTTGCGCTTCAAAGAACCCGACAAGCCGCTCCCCAGGGGAATCGTCCGGGTCCGGGACCGCTACCGGGTCCGGATGGACTACGAGGGCAAGACCCATTCCCTCGGGATGTTCGACACGATCACGGATGCGAAGGCCGCTCTCAGCATCGCCAAGGCTGATGCGGCTCGAGGCATCTTCGTCCCGCCTGCGGAACGTCGAGCGGCCAAACGTGCCAACGACGAGAAGGATGAGGCTCAGGCGGTCACCCTCAAGGAGTGGTCAGAGGTCTGGTTGGCGCGGTTGGAAGCCAACCCCGAGCGGTCCCGCGCCACCGTGCTCTCATACCGCTCGGTGATGAAGAATCACGTCTGGCCCGAGCTTGGAGATGTTCGCCTGCAGGATCTGACGACGCAGCAGGTCGCTGACCACCTGGGGCTTCTTGCGAGCCGCCCCAGCAAACGTCACCCCCACGCCCGGGTCAATGGTGTGACACCCAACGTGGTGATCGCGCTCCGCTCCTGTCTCAATGCCGCGGTCAAGGCCAACGCAGGGGGTCTGCAGTCCTTCACCTTCCCGGAGGCTCCCAAGCACCGTCGGGTCCGTCCCGAGGACGAGCATGGAGACGTGGCCACTCCCGAAGAGGTCCGAGCCATGACTGAGGCCATGCCCGTCCGCCTGCGCATCGCTGTGCCCCTCGCGGCGTGGTGCGCCCTCAGGCTAGGGGAGATCCTCGGCCTGGAACGTCGAGACCTCGAGCATCTCGACGAGCCCGAGCGGGCGGTTCTGCACGTCCGTCGGCAGTTCAACGTCAAGGCGAACACGCTCACCCCGCCGAAGGCGGACAGTGCGCGCACCATCGCCATCCCAGCCGCGCTGTTGCCCGCGCTGCGCCAGCATCTGGATGCCTATACTCCCGCCGCTCGAACAGGACCCGTCCTGGCCGGACCCACGGGCCAGCGCATCTCTCAAACCACCCTTGACCGGCACTGGAGGGCCGCCCGGGAGGAGGCCGGCCGCCCGGGCTTTCACTTCCACAACCTCAGACATACGGGCCTTAGTGCGTATGCCGTTCAAGGCGCGACGTTGGCCGAGCTGCTCCACAGGGGCGGCCACACCGACGTCACAGTCGCCTTGCGGTACCAGCACGCGACCGCAGCGCGCGACAGGGCGCTGACCGAGCGACTGAGCAGGGAGATCGCCCTCTAA
- a CDS encoding SDR family NAD(P)-dependent oxidoreductase, with product MQVNGKVFVVTGAGNGIGRHVVLGLLERGARVAAVDLRAGSLEHTRAMTDAGDRLSLHAVDVTDRDAVAALPDEVIAAHGQVDGLLNVAGVIQQFVLFEDLSYEEMQRVLDVNLWGVIHTTRAFLPHLQQRPEACLVNVSSMGGFVPVPGQTLYGASKAAVKLLTEGLYAELHGGPVAVTIVYPGAIATDISANSGVTLPGQADAEPGSAPRMLPAPEAARQIIEGAVERGRYRVTVGSDATMLDRLSRLAPRRTTELVATKMAGLLTREPARV from the coding sequence ATGCAGGTCAACGGCAAGGTCTTCGTCGTCACGGGAGCGGGCAACGGCATCGGTCGTCACGTGGTCCTGGGGCTCCTGGAGCGCGGCGCCCGGGTGGCCGCCGTCGACCTCCGCGCCGGGTCGCTCGAGCACACCCGCGCCATGACGGACGCCGGCGACCGGCTGAGCCTGCACGCGGTGGACGTCACCGACCGCGACGCCGTCGCCGCGCTGCCTGACGAGGTGATCGCCGCCCATGGGCAGGTCGACGGCCTGCTCAACGTCGCCGGGGTCATCCAGCAGTTCGTCCTCTTCGAGGACCTGTCCTACGAGGAGATGCAGCGCGTCCTCGACGTCAACCTCTGGGGCGTCATCCACACGACGCGGGCCTTCCTCCCCCACCTGCAGCAGCGCCCGGAGGCCTGCCTGGTCAACGTCTCGAGCATGGGCGGCTTCGTCCCCGTCCCGGGCCAGACGCTCTATGGCGCCAGCAAGGCCGCGGTCAAGCTCCTCACCGAGGGCCTCTACGCCGAGCTGCACGGCGGCCCCGTGGCGGTGACCATCGTCTACCCCGGCGCCATCGCGACCGACATCTCCGCCAACTCCGGTGTGACCCTGCCCGGTCAGGCCGACGCCGAGCCCGGGTCGGCCCCGCGCATGCTGCCCGCTCCGGAGGCGGCGCGCCAGATCATCGAGGGCGCCGTCGAGCGTGGCCGATACCGCGTCACGGTCGGCTCCGACGCCACGATGCTCGACCGGCTCTCGCGGCTCGCGCCGCGTCGGACCACCGAGCTCGTCGCGACAAAGATGGCCGGCCTGCTGACGCGCGAGCCCGCCCGGGTCTGA
- a CDS encoding IS3 family transposase produces the protein MPSGRPPTAPTPCSTRTRTTPSSATGTWPTRPATLVRTCASGPRGACAHRTAGGPRSGRSAARTPKLPGPPVHDDLVERDFTAEAPNRLWLADITAHRTGEGKLYLCAIKDVFSNRIVGYSISDRMKSRLAVDALSSAVARRGDVAGCILHTDRGSQFRSRKHVRALHRHGMVGSMGKVGAAGDNAAMESFFALLQKNVLDRRTWTTRQELRIAIVTWIERTYHRRRRQEALGRLTPIEYETIMTTPAAHAA, from the coding sequence ATGCCGAGCGGGCGGCCGCCTACCGCGCCAACGCCCTGTTCGACGCGCACGAGGACGACCCCGAGTTCGGCTACCGGTACCTGGCCGACGAGGCCCGCGACGTTGGTCAGGACATGTGCGAGCGGACCGCGTGGCGCCTGTGCTCACAGAACGGCTGGTGGTCCGCGTTCGGGAAGAAGCGCGGCAAGAACGCCCAAGTTGCCCGGGCCTCCGGTGCACGACGACCTGGTCGAGCGCGACTTCACCGCCGAGGCACCGAACCGGCTGTGGCTGGCCGACATCACCGCGCACCGCACGGGCGAGGGCAAGCTCTACCTGTGCGCCATCAAGGACGTCTTCTCCAACCGGATCGTGGGCTACTCGATCAGCGACCGGATGAAGTCACGCCTGGCCGTCGACGCCCTGAGCAGTGCCGTCGCCCGGCGCGGTGACGTCGCCGGCTGCATCCTGCACACCGACCGCGGGTCCCAATTTCGCAGCCGGAAGCACGTCCGCGCCCTGCACCGCCACGGCATGGTCGGCTCCATGGGCAAGGTCGGCGCGGCCGGCGACAACGCCGCCATGGAGTCCTTCTTCGCCCTGCTCCAGAAGAACGTCCTGGACCGCCGCACCTGGACCACCCGCCAGGAGCTGCGCATCGCGATCGTCACCTGGATCGAGCGCACCTACCACCGCCGCCGCCGGCAGGAGGCCCTGGGCCGGTTGACCCCCATCGAGTACGAGACCATCATGACCACACCGGCCGCTCACGCAGCCTGA
- a CDS encoding IS3 family transposase, with protein sequence MPKPYPQEFRDDVVNVARNREPGQTIKQIAADFGIAESCLRNWMRAADVADGARPGTTAAENAELREAKKRIRLLEQENEVLRRAAAYLSQANLPGK encoded by the coding sequence GTGCCCAAGCCCTATCCCCAGGAGTTCCGTGACGACGTCGTGAACGTCGCTCGGAATCGTGAGCCTGGACAGACGATCAAGCAGATCGCGGCCGACTTCGGCATCGCCGAGTCGTGCCTGCGCAACTGGATGCGCGCGGCCGACGTCGCCGACGGCGCCCGGCCCGGGACCACCGCGGCCGAGAACGCCGAGCTGCGCGAGGCCAAGAAGCGGATCCGGTTGCTGGAGCAGGAGAACGAGGTCCTGCGCCGCGCCGCGGCCTACCTGTCCCAGGCGAACCTGCCGGGAAAATGA
- a CDS encoding substrate-binding domain-containing protein: protein MEPGPATHGPGLAAGLHALLLVRPQGRLRHDVPGSGPDGHRACSCASAPRHHHGSTPDTGPLQRRRILTVFNRRGRGRAALGIVTLTALVSLTACGSSAGSDEGGESAPRVAFVQAHMASTFRTQMIAGVEEAAEAEGVEVDVYNSNNEVIKQNEAMENYVTRGVDVIAVAAIELESALPAVRAASEAGVKVIAVDARIEDPAVSANVGVDNRAGGETMGKLVAEDAAASGGDATVGIVGALNSEIQNARADGFQDALGGKVEVVQIVDGQNRQEKAVDEAENLLTAFPDLTYIYATGEPALIGTLAAIESQGRTDVKVYGWDLSAEGIRALDNDLVEAIANQPAKEEGVQAIEIAARLARGEEVERDNLLDINVITKDNVDEYRADYS, encoded by the coding sequence GTGGAACCAGGACCGGCGACGCATGGACCTGGGCTGGCCGCTGGTCTACACGCCCTTCTACTAGTCCGCCCACAGGGTCGGCTCCGGCACGACGTGCCGGGCAGCGGTCCCGACGGCCACCGGGCGTGCTCGTGTGCAAGCGCGCCACGACACCATCACGGCAGTACCCCGGACACCGGGCCTCTTCAAAGGAGAAGGATCTTGACAGTTTTCAATCGGCGAGGGCGCGGACGCGCCGCCCTGGGGATCGTCACCCTGACGGCCCTGGTCAGCCTTACGGCCTGTGGCAGCTCGGCTGGGAGTGACGAGGGTGGCGAGAGCGCGCCGCGTGTCGCTTTCGTCCAGGCTCACATGGCCTCGACCTTCCGGACGCAGATGATCGCCGGAGTCGAGGAAGCCGCAGAGGCCGAGGGCGTGGAGGTCGACGTCTACAACTCCAACAACGAGGTCATCAAGCAGAACGAGGCGATGGAGAACTACGTCACCCGTGGCGTGGACGTGATCGCGGTGGCGGCTATCGAGCTCGAGAGCGCCCTGCCTGCCGTCCGCGCCGCTAGCGAGGCCGGGGTGAAGGTCATCGCCGTCGATGCCCGGATCGAGGACCCGGCAGTGTCGGCCAACGTCGGCGTCGACAACCGCGCCGGCGGAGAGACCATGGGCAAACTGGTCGCCGAGGACGCTGCCGCGAGCGGCGGTGACGCCACCGTCGGGATTGTGGGCGCTCTTAACTCTGAGATCCAGAACGCCCGTGCGGATGGTTTCCAGGACGCCTTGGGTGGCAAGGTCGAGGTGGTCCAGATCGTGGACGGACAGAACCGGCAGGAAAAGGCGGTCGACGAGGCGGAAAACCTGCTGACCGCCTTCCCTGACCTGACCTACATCTACGCCACGGGTGAGCCGGCGCTCATCGGAACGCTTGCTGCTATCGAGTCTCAGGGCCGCACCGACGTCAAGGTCTACGGCTGGGACCTGTCGGCCGAGGGCATCCGTGCACTTGATAACGACTTGGTGGAGGCCATCGCCAACCAGCCTGCCAAGGAGGAGGGCGTCCAGGCCATCGAGATTGCGGCCCGCCTTGCCCGCGGCGAGGAGGTCGAGCGAGACAACCTGCTCGACATCAACGTGATCACCAAAGACAACGTCGACGAGTACCGCGCGGACTACTCCTGA
- a CDS encoding ABC transporter permease: MTTTPVQTQPQKAGGGRQPAPARTTDLGARLRMALGLNVALYAVLLFLIVMVILFAITTPGFMTGGNWMNILQQTAPRLAAALAVTFVMTSGGIDLSTGSNVALSGSILALLIADGVSVTLAVGIVLVVGAAIGAFQGWFVAYRGVFAFIVTLAGFYAFRGVALVLTDGYSVAIPTDAWVLGLGRGSFLGIPISVLLVTVMIAFSWYVFNRTKFGRYVVAVGSNKESLRRSGVNVKHVLLGVYIFSGVFSAIAGLMIASRLASGSSNAGMFFELEVITVVVLGGTALFGGRGSIIGTVIGALVFGVILNGMVLMGVSAFWVQVVQGAILLAAVTVNAMLDSKHSVLRS; this comes from the coding sequence ATGACCACCACCCCAGTCCAGACCCAGCCGCAGAAGGCCGGCGGCGGCAGGCAGCCCGCACCGGCGCGCACGACCGACCTGGGAGCGCGTCTGCGCATGGCCCTAGGCCTGAACGTGGCCCTCTACGCGGTCCTGCTCTTCCTGATCGTGATGGTCATCCTCTTCGCCATCACCACCCCCGGCTTCATGACCGGCGGCAATTGGATGAACATCCTGCAGCAGACGGCCCCCCGCCTCGCGGCGGCACTCGCCGTCACCTTCGTCATGACCTCCGGCGGAATCGACCTGTCGACAGGCTCGAATGTCGCCCTCAGCGGGTCTATCCTCGCCCTGCTCATCGCCGACGGGGTCAGCGTCACCCTCGCTGTCGGGATCGTCCTTGTCGTCGGCGCGGCCATTGGGGCTTTCCAGGGCTGGTTCGTGGCCTACCGCGGGGTGTTCGCGTTTATCGTCACGCTCGCGGGCTTCTACGCCTTCCGGGGGGTTGCCCTAGTCCTGACAGACGGCTATTCGGTGGCCATCCCCACGGACGCTTGGGTCCTGGGCCTGGGTCGGGGGTCGTTCCTCGGCATCCCGATCTCGGTTCTGTTGGTGACGGTCATGATCGCCTTCAGCTGGTACGTGTTCAACCGCACGAAGTTCGGGCGCTACGTCGTAGCAGTGGGTTCCAACAAGGAGTCCCTGCGACGCTCCGGAGTCAACGTAAAGCACGTGCTCCTGGGTGTGTACATCTTCTCCGGGGTGTTCTCGGCGATCGCCGGCCTGATGATCGCTTCCCGCCTGGCGTCCGGGTCCTCGAACGCCGGCATGTTCTTCGAGCTGGAAGTCATCACGGTCGTCGTTCTCGGCGGCACGGCGCTGTTCGGCGGCCGCGGCTCGATCATTGGCACGGTGATCGGTGCGCTGGTCTTCGGCGTCATCCTCAACGGCATGGTCCTCATGGGCGTCTCTGCGTTCTGGGTGCAGGTCGTCCAAGGGGCGATCCTGCTGGCCGCGGTGACCGTCAACGCGATGCTGGACTCGAAGCACTCGGTCCTGCGGTCCTGA
- a CDS encoding phosphotriesterase family protein: MTSTTSVPVQCVDRTVPSDTLGMTLFHEHIFTDNRRRAPRPDPTVEDACEVWASPMDARLAAHLRDNPMACEDNCVLEDVDVAIDELGYFVRAGGRTVIEQTPIGAGRRLADLATVAAATGLNIVAGTGFYMEVMHPEALSTISDREITDRMLNDLTTGQDGVRCGLIGEIGVSADFSAAERRVLQAAGRAHVETGVPVSVHLPGWHRLGHQVLDSLQAEGVPAEAVVLSHMNPSVEDSDYQLSLAERGAYLSFDMIGIDWYFSHTGFQSPSDVQVAGAVLGLWEAGFGAQILLSGDTFLKMQLRRYGGPGYDHVPRRFASRLQRVGLEAHDVGALLARNPARVFETAARSVRSSAGGMASGPEG, encoded by the coding sequence ATGACCAGCACCACCTCCGTCCCCGTGCAGTGCGTGGATAGGACGGTCCCGTCCGACACCCTGGGCATGACCCTGTTCCACGAGCACATCTTCACCGACAACCGGCGCCGCGCCCCGCGGCCCGACCCCACGGTGGAGGATGCCTGCGAGGTCTGGGCATCCCCCATGGATGCGCGCCTGGCGGCGCACCTCAGGGACAATCCCATGGCCTGCGAGGACAACTGCGTCCTGGAGGACGTCGACGTCGCGATCGACGAACTCGGCTACTTCGTGCGTGCCGGTGGCAGGACCGTGATCGAGCAGACCCCGATCGGTGCGGGTCGTCGGCTCGCGGACCTGGCGACTGTTGCCGCGGCTACTGGTCTGAACATCGTCGCCGGAACCGGCTTCTACATGGAGGTCATGCATCCGGAGGCCCTGAGCACGATCTCGGACCGGGAGATCACCGACCGCATGCTGAACGACCTGACCACGGGCCAGGACGGCGTACGGTGCGGGCTGATCGGGGAGATCGGCGTCTCGGCGGACTTCTCAGCCGCCGAGCGCCGCGTCCTCCAGGCAGCGGGACGAGCGCATGTGGAGACCGGTGTCCCCGTGTCGGTCCACCTGCCGGGCTGGCACCGCCTGGGGCACCAGGTTCTGGACTCTCTCCAGGCAGAGGGCGTGCCCGCGGAGGCCGTGGTCCTGTCCCACATGAACCCCAGCGTGGAGGACTCGGACTACCAGCTGTCGCTGGCGGAGCGGGGGGCCTACCTGTCGTTCGACATGATCGGCATCGACTGGTATTTCTCCCACACGGGTTTTCAGTCCCCATCGGACGTGCAGGTAGCTGGCGCGGTCCTCGGGCTTTGGGAAGCCGGTTTCGGTGCTCAAATCCTGCTTTCCGGCGACACCTTCCTCAAGATGCAGCTCCGTCGCTATGGGGGACCGGGGTACGACCACGTGCCCCGCCGTTTCGCCTCGCGGCTCCAGCGGGTCGGTCTAGAGGCCCACGACGTAGGGGCCCTGCTGGCTCGCAACCCGGCGAGGGTCTTCGAGACCGCAGCCCGGTCGGTGCGCTCGTCGGCAGGTGGTATGGCGTCCGGACCGGAAGGGTAG
- the smpB gene encoding SsrA-binding protein SmpB has protein sequence MSKPKEPGRKLIASNKKARHEYLIEDTVEAGLVLTGTEVKSLRQGRASLVDGYATEYNGELYLEGVHIPEYSQGTWTNHATRRRRKLLLHREQIDKLVAKAEQAGHTIIPLSLYFKDGRVKVEIALAKGKKLHDKRQALRERQDRREADRAMSAHLKRQTS, from the coding sequence ATGTCGAAGCCCAAGGAACCCGGTCGCAAGCTCATCGCGAGCAACAAGAAGGCCCGTCACGAGTACCTCATCGAGGACACCGTCGAGGCCGGCCTCGTGCTGACCGGGACGGAGGTGAAGTCGCTGCGCCAGGGGCGTGCCTCCCTCGTCGACGGCTACGCCACCGAGTACAACGGCGAGCTCTACCTCGAGGGCGTGCACATCCCGGAGTACTCCCAGGGCACGTGGACCAACCACGCCACCCGCCGCCGGCGCAAGCTGCTGCTGCACCGCGAGCAGATCGACAAGCTGGTCGCCAAGGCCGAGCAGGCCGGTCACACGATCATCCCGCTCTCGCTCTACTTCAAGGACGGGCGCGTCAAGGTCGAGATCGCCCTGGCCAAGGGCAAGAAGCTGCACGACAAGCGCCAGGCTCTCCGCGAGCGTCAGGACCGCCGCGAGGCCGACCGCGCGATGTCGGCGCACCTGAAGCGGCAGACCTCGTAA
- a CDS encoding ATP-binding cassette domain-containing protein, with amino-acid sequence MTTPQTLVPPRIQMKDISKSYGMVTALQGVNLEIAPGEVVGIVGDNGAGKSTLMKVLAGTVTPGSGEIYVDGELKHFSGPKDAKDVGIEMVYQDLALCDDIDVPGNLFLGREPKKLLGTTLDREKMLKDAKEHLSNLNIRVQHYGIPVRNLSGGQRQAVAIARALTFNPRLLILDEPTSALAVEQVRDVLRLIKETAAKGVSVILITHRLQDLFEVCDRLCVMYEGSVSSNLDARTTSLEVLVEHIVGRAAA; translated from the coding sequence ATGACTACACCCCAGACGCTGGTCCCGCCCCGGATCCAGATGAAGGACATTTCCAAGTCGTATGGCATGGTGACCGCGCTCCAGGGCGTGAACCTCGAGATCGCCCCAGGCGAGGTCGTCGGGATCGTCGGTGACAACGGCGCCGGCAAGTCAACGCTAATGAAAGTCCTAGCCGGAACTGTGACCCCCGGGTCCGGTGAGATTTACGTGGACGGAGAACTAAAGCACTTCTCAGGTCCAAAGGACGCCAAGGATGTTGGCATCGAGATGGTTTACCAAGACCTGGCGTTGTGTGACGACATCGACGTCCCCGGGAACCTCTTTCTGGGGCGTGAGCCCAAGAAGCTGCTCGGGACGACCCTCGACAGGGAAAAAATGCTCAAGGACGCCAAGGAGCACCTGTCCAACTTGAACATTAGGGTGCAGCACTACGGCATCCCGGTCCGCAACCTTTCCGGTGGACAACGGCAGGCGGTCGCTATCGCGCGAGCGCTGACCTTCAACCCCCGGTTGCTGATCCTGGACGAGCCGACCTCCGCGTTGGCCGTGGAACAGGTCAGAGACGTGCTCCGGCTGATCAAGGAGACCGCCGCCAAGGGCGTCAGCGTCATCCTCATCACCCACCGTCTGCAGGACCTGTTCGAGGTCTGCGACCGGCTGTGCGTCATGTACGAGGGGTCGGTCTCCTCCAACCTTGACGCGCGGACCACCTCTCTGGAAGTTCTTGTCGAGCACATCGTGGGAAGGGCCGCAGCATGA